GGCAGCAAGTGCGGTTCCTTCCAGCCGTTCCCAGACGGCTGACTTGAAGCTTACCGGAGCAAAGCCGGGATTGCGCTCAAGAAAAGCAGCAATAACCCGGCTGTTCTCCGCCTGCTCGGTAGTACACGTACTGTAGACCAGCACGCCTCCCGGCTTCAGCAGCCCGGAGACCGATTGCAGCAGCTCAAGCTGCAGCGCAGCTACGCTTGCAATATCCTCCGGCTGCTTGCGCCATTTCAAATCAGGCTTGCGGCGGATGACCCCAAGCCCCGAGCAAGGAGCGTCCAGCAGAATCCGGTCATAGGATTCCGGCTGGAGGGCAACACCCAGCTCCAGTGCATCCCCGCTAGCAGTGGTGATGCACTCCAAGCCTAGGCGTACTGCCTGCTCGGCAATGAGCTTAGCCTTATGCTCATGCAGGTCATTGGCCAGTATTGAGCCCTCGTCCTTCATCAGTTCACCCATATGGGCGCTCTTACCGCCGGGGGCAGCGCAGCAGTCCAGCACCTTCATTCCGGCTTCGGGAGCGACAACCTCGGCTACCAGCATCGAGCTCTCATCCTGAACAGACAGATAGCCGTCCCGGTACCAGGAGGTCAGTGCCAGATTGCCGCCGCCACGGATAACCAGCCCCGCAGGGCTCACCTTCGATTCTGCGGCATCCAGACCGGCTTCAAGCAGTTCTGCCAGCATGGCCTCCCGGCTAATCATCGTTGTATTGACACGGACACTGACTGCTGGCGGCTCATTGTTCGCCGCACACATGGCTTCAGCTGTATCCGGGCCATATTCCGCTGACCAGCGCTTCACCATCCATAGGGGATGGGAGTGCAGGATGGAGATCCGCTCTTCCCGGCTCAGCCCCGCAGGCAATACCGGCAGATCTCCGGCCCGCAGCACACTGCGCAGCACGCCGTTGACCATACCCGAGATGCCCTGATGGCCGCGTCTCTTGGAGATATTCACAGCCTCGTTAACGGCTGCATGCGAAGGCACCCGGTCCAGATACATGATCTGGTACAGGCTTAACCGCAGCAGACTCCTTACCCAAGGCTCCAGCTTGGCTATCCCTTTGCTGACGAAGCTGCTGAGGACATAATCGAGGGTAATCATACGCGAGAGGGTTCCGTACACAAGTTCTGTAGCAAGTCCCGTATCCTCACGGCTGAGGCCCTCTTTCTGCAGACTGCTTCCCAGCAGCAGGTTGCTGTAAGCGCCCTGCTGCTCTACACGCACCAGAATATCAAGAGCAACCTCACGTGCAGAAGCCGGCGCAGCGGGCTTGCCGCCCTGCCGGTTCCGGCCCGCTCCGCCGGTTCTGCCTGCGGCAGGCTTCCGGCCGGAGGCCGCTGGCTGGTTGCCGGAAGGATGCGGACGTTGTCCGCCGCCTCCCTTGCCGCCCGCGCTCAACCGAGCACCGTGCCGGGTGCAAGAGTTGCACCACGGCTGAAGTCGGCTGCGCTCATGGCCTTTTTACCGGCAGGCTGAACGGTTGTAAGAAGGATGGCCCCGTCGCCGGTCTTCACCTCAATGCCGCGTTCGCTCACGGACAGCACGGTGCCCGGAGCCACACTGCCGCCCGGTTGTCCCTCCGCCTGCGGCTTCACCGCAGCCCATGCCTTGAAGGTCTCGCCGTTCCACAGGGTGAACGCACCCGAGAACGGCACCAGACCGCGGATCTGGTTGTATAGCTCCAGCGAGCCCCGGCCCCAGTCGATCCGTTCATCTTCCCGGCTTAGATTCGGCGCATAGGTTGCTTCACTGTCATCCTGCACGGCAGCTTCCACACGGCCGGCTGCCAGTCGCGGCATCTCTGCCTTGAGGAGCTCCCGTCCGGCAACGCTGAGCTTCTCAAACAGCGTGCCTGAGGTATCGTCATCCTCTATCGCTACCTCCACCCGTGAGATCATATCTCCGGTGTCCAGTCCTTCCGCCATATACATCAGTGTCACACCAGTCACCTTCTCGCCGTTCATGATACAGCGCTGTATCGGAGCACCGCCCCGGTACTTGGGCAAAAGCGAGCCATGAACATTCACACATCCGTTCGCCGGCAGCTCAAGAACGCTCTTGGGTAGAATCTGTCCATATGCGGCGGTAACAATCAGATCCGGCTCATAGGCAGCCAGTTCAGCCACCGATTCAGGACGGCGCAGCCGTTCAGGCTGAAGGACCGGCAAGCCCAGCTCGAGTGCAGCCGCCTTCACCGGGGATGGCACCAGCGTCTTCTTGCGGCCTTGCGGCCGGTCCGGCTGACTCACCACGGCC
The window above is part of the Paenibacillus sp. FSL H8-0048 genome. Proteins encoded here:
- the rsmB gene encoding 16S rRNA (cytosine(967)-C(5))-methyltransferase RsmB, with the protein product MSAGGKGGGGQRPHPSGNQPAASGRKPAAGRTGGAGRNRQGGKPAAPASAREVALDILVRVEQQGAYSNLLLGSSLQKEGLSREDTGLATELVYGTLSRMITLDYVLSSFVSKGIAKLEPWVRSLLRLSLYQIMYLDRVPSHAAVNEAVNISKRRGHQGISGMVNGVLRSVLRAGDLPVLPAGLSREERISILHSHPLWMVKRWSAEYGPDTAEAMCAANNEPPAVSVRVNTTMISREAMLAELLEAGLDAAESKVSPAGLVIRGGGNLALTSWYRDGYLSVQDESSMLVAEVVAPEAGMKVLDCCAAPGGKSAHMGELMKDEGSILANDLHEHKAKLIAEQAVRLGLECITTASGDALELGVALQPESYDRILLDAPCSGLGVIRRKPDLKWRKQPEDIASVAALQLELLQSVSGLLKPGGVLVYSTCTTEQAENSRVIAAFLERNPGFAPVSFKSAVWERLEGTALAAGDGMQLLPHHYGSDGFYIARLERLL
- the fmt gene encoding methionyl-tRNA formyltransferase; this translates as MRIVFMGTPAFAVPSLRMLLEEGYEVVAVVSQPDRPQGRKKTLVPSPVKAAALELGLPVLQPERLRRPESVAELAAYEPDLIVTAAYGQILPKSVLELPANGCVNVHGSLLPKYRGGAPIQRCIMNGEKVTGVTLMYMAEGLDTGDMISRVEVAIEDDDTSGTLFEKLSVAGRELLKAEMPRLAAGRVEAAVQDDSEATYAPNLSREDERIDWGRGSLELYNQIRGLVPFSGAFTLWNGETFKAWAAVKPQAEGQPGGSVAPGTVLSVSERGIEVKTGDGAILLTTVQPAGKKAMSAADFSRGATLAPGTVLG